The following coding sequences lie in one Dryobates pubescens isolate bDryPub1 chromosome 10, bDryPub1.pri, whole genome shotgun sequence genomic window:
- the GPR12 gene encoding G-protein coupled receptor 12: protein MNEDLKVNLSWLPQDHVEASFTENASATGSSLVPVVDPEPELLVNPWDIVLCTSGTLISCENAVVVLIIFHNPSLRAPMFLLIGSLALADLLAGIGLIINFVFAYLLQSEATKLVTIGLIVASFSASVGSLLAITVDRYLSLYYALTYNSERTVTFTYVMLILLWGASICIGLLPVMGWNCLRDESTCSVIRPLTKNNAAVLSVSFLLMFALMLQLYIQICKIVMRHAHQIALQHHFLATSHYVTTRKGVSTLAIILGTFAACWMPFTLYSLIADYTYPSIYTYATLLPATYNSIINPVIYAFRNQEIQKALWLVCCGCIPSNVSQRARSPSDV, encoded by the coding sequence ATGAATGAAGATCTGAAGGTTAATTTGAGCTGGCTGCCTCAGGATCATGTAGAAGCCAGCTTTACCGAGAATGCCTCAGCCACAGGCTCCTCCCTGGTTCCTGTCGTAGACCCAGAGCCAGAGCTTTTGGTAAACCCCTGGGACATTGTCTTGTGTACTTCAGGGACCCTTATCTCCTGCGAAAATGCCGTTGTGGTTCTTATCATTTTCCATAACCCCAGTCTTCGTGCCCCCATGTTCCTCCTGATAGGCAGCCTGGCGCTGGCAGATCTCTTAGCGGGCATTGGATTGATCATCAATTTCGTTTTCGCATACCTTCTGCAATCAGAAGCTACGAAACTGGTTACGATTGGACTGATTGTTGCCTCTTTCTCAGCATCTGTTGGCAGCTTGCTGGCTATTACTGTTGATCGTTACCTCTCCCTGTATTACGCTTTGACTTACAATTCAGAGAGGACTGTCACTTTTACCTATGTCATGCTTATATTGCTCTGGGGAGCATCTATCTGTATTGGACTGCTGCCTGTAATGGGCTGGAACTGCCTCAGAGATGAATCCACCTGCAGTGTTATCAGACCACTCACTAAAAATAATGCAGCTGTCCTTTCGGTCTCTTTCTTGCTTATGTTTGCCCTCATGCTGCAGCTCTACATTCAGATCTGTAAAATTGTGATGCGCCATGCCCATCAGATTGCCTTGCAACACCATTTCCTGGCCACTTCCCACTATGTGACCACCCGAAAAGGAGTGTCTACTTTGGCCATTATTTTGGGGACTTTTGCTGCTTGCTGGATGCCTTTTACGCTCTATTCTTTAATAGCAGATTACACTTATCCTTCTATATACACCTATGCCACCCTCCTGCCAGCTACCTACAACTCCATCATCAATCCTGTAATATATGCTTTTAGAAACCAGGAGATACAGAAGGCACTTTGGCTCGTCTGCTGTGGCTGTATTCCTTCTAATGTGTCTCAGAGAGCAAGATCACCCAGTGATGTCTGA